A window of Verrucomicrobiia bacterium contains these coding sequences:
- the cas2 gene encoding CRISPR-associated endonuclease Cas2, giving the protein MLYLVAYDICEPKRLQRVAGVCEDHGVRVQYSLFECRLEADEFQRFWQALLKEIDPSEDRLVAYPLDSRCSRETRTAGTMVCSEKMVCYLV; this is encoded by the coding sequence ATGCTGTACCTGGTTGCCTACGACATCTGTGAACCCAAGCGCCTTCAACGGGTCGCGGGCGTGTGCGAGGACCACGGCGTACGGGTGCAGTACAGCCTGTTCGAATGCCGGCTGGAGGCCGACGAATTCCAGCGGTTCTGGCAGGCGCTCCTCAAGGAGATTGATCCGTCCGAAGACCGCCTGGTCGCGTACCCACTGGACAGCCGCTGTTCACGCGAAACCCGGACTGCCGGCACGATGGTCTGTTCGGAGAAGATGGTCTGCTATCTGGTATAG
- the cas1 gene encoding CRISPR-associated endonuclease Cas1, with protein MPTAAILNPEARVRLHTEHLEVIGRDEGSPDADTLLREIPLRDLDRLILAESVQITSQAVGAVLKREIPLVWLGGSGQFLGGFLPASPAHGRARLGQYQRTLEPAFCLQIAGRIVAAKVYNQRRILQRLHSNRETPADPEIQQTLDWLESLLAQLARASDIPELMGWEGTAAARYFQGWARFLPEAFPFERRSTRPPHNAVNACISFGSTLLYNEVVAACHAHGLDPSLGCLHATEDGRWSLALDLMEPFRPCFVEALALDCFSHQILNAKHFEPRNGGCYLNDDGRRKFILQYERRMERQFLSEHTGHRTTLRQQLDQQAVLFKAAIEEPARFEPFLMN; from the coding sequence ATGCCCACCGCCGCGATTCTCAACCCTGAAGCCCGCGTCCGTCTCCACACTGAACATCTGGAGGTCATCGGACGCGACGAGGGCAGTCCCGACGCCGACACCCTGCTCAGGGAAATCCCCCTGCGGGATCTCGACCGGCTGATCCTTGCCGAGTCGGTGCAGATCACCTCGCAGGCGGTCGGCGCGGTGTTGAAGCGGGAGATCCCGCTGGTATGGCTGGGCGGCTCCGGCCAGTTCCTCGGCGGATTCCTGCCCGCCAGTCCGGCGCACGGACGCGCCCGCCTCGGACAGTACCAGCGCACCCTCGAGCCGGCGTTCTGCCTGCAGATCGCGGGCCGGATCGTCGCCGCCAAGGTGTACAACCAGCGGCGCATCCTCCAGCGGCTGCACTCCAATCGCGAGACACCCGCCGATCCGGAGATCCAGCAAACCCTCGACTGGCTGGAAAGCCTGCTGGCCCAACTGGCGCGGGCCAGCGACATCCCGGAGCTGATGGGCTGGGAGGGCACCGCCGCCGCCCGGTACTTCCAGGGATGGGCACGCTTTCTGCCCGAGGCCTTCCCCTTTGAACGCCGGAGCACCCGGCCCCCGCACAACGCGGTCAACGCCTGCATCTCCTTTGGGTCCACCCTGCTGTACAACGAGGTTGTTGCGGCCTGTCACGCCCACGGTCTTGACCCGTCGCTGGGATGCCTCCATGCCACCGAGGATGGCCGCTGGAGCCTGGCCCTCGATCTCATGGAGCCCTTCCGCCCGTGCTTCGTCGAGGCCCTGGCCCTGGACTGCTTCAGCCACCAGATCCTGAACGCAAAGCATTTCGAACCGCGGAACGGCGGCTGCTATCTCAACGACGACGGCCGCCGGAAATTCATCCTCCAATACGAACGCCGGATGGAGCGCCAGTTCCTGAGCGAACACACCGGACACCGCACCACCCTGCGTCAGCAACTGGACCAGCAAGCGGTGCTGTTCAAGGCGGCAATCGAGGAACCCGCCCGGTTTGAGCCCTTCCTCATGAACTGA